GACATGCGTGCAAActaatacaaattttaaaatgacGTTTTGACTTTGATTTAGTCTGAGTAGAACGTTAATCGATTCTTgcattgaacaaaaaaaatatgaatgttgaataaagaaaaaactatAACCCCAACTATAACCATACAAAGTAATATGAAAGCATTGTCTCTCAAGCTTCTGAGCACTCCTCAGTCAGCATGCTAAATCAAACTATATCCTGCATTCTTGTATGAAAACTGGCcagcagaaggcagaagaacCAGCATCACAGTTGGGCTCACTAGTACCATGATAGATATCCTCTTAAATAGCtactgtataaacacattttgacttattttttctaGTTAAACTTTCATACCATAGGTCAAATATACTTACCCAACTCATATCATCAAAACTTACTTTACTGGATGTTGTTGTTTGAACCAAGATTATacagcaacatgtttttttttaactatattAAGTTCTTGCTCATAGACTAagatgcaattttgcaaatttccagtttattgCTGTAAtttcccatatattcccataAATTCCCATATATTTCCCATAGAAGGTTTCCACCTTTGAAAATTCCTGGAAGTTTTCAACCCTGTTTCTTACAAAGCTTTAAAGTCGGCTATGTCTATATGCATGCAGCATAACGTCATTCACCTCATCATAATGCAGATTATAAGAGCATTTtgctgcattgtgtgtgtttgttgttaatAATGAGCAGATGTATTCAACtttaatattcataattttaatattaaCTATTTGCGGTGTGTCAACTGTGTAGCTTTTGAAGCAGGAACAgccacacattttctctctttttttttttttttttttttagtccaagAGACATCTTTCACCCTCACACTGTTGCTGCTacagtctttttttgtcttttgtcattGTCTTGTCACTGAAACCCTCTTTACACTCGTCTCTTCTCTCTGTAGCTGTCGAGGTTGTTCCGCTCCTGTATCTACTTCCTGCTGTCCTGCCTGTTCTACCACACTGTGGTGGTTCTCTATGGAGCGCCACTGATCGAGTGAGTAGCTGCTCTCTCcctttgtgcttgtgtttgtgtcagagagagaaagaggaagagaaaaagaatgaaaggaggagagtttgtttgttggtttagTCTGATTATAGGACATGGAGACATGAGGCTGAAATCCAGTGTCCAGCCAGTTCAAGGCGTGCTCCAGATAAGTCATAAAATAGACAAGAGTCTGATGCTGCAAAAGCACACCCTTTCCTAAAGGAGCTGCCCATAATTGTACATGTGGAGTATAATTGTTGCCCATAATCAAAGGCACTGGGAAAGTCCACAAAAATGTGAACACTCCATGTATGGCAGGTGTTTACGAGATAAAGGTTTATATATACTTTATCTCACCTTATCTCAAAGTTCTGTGTATATCTAGATAAACATTTGAATATGATTTCTCTGTCTGGTTTTTCTCAATCGCTGAAGTGCATCTGGGCTTCCTACATGGGGCAGTGCCATCATTGCATCCACAAGTGACAATCTCAGCAAGCTTAATCAATGACACTTGGATTTAGACACATAAAGAGGCATGTAGTTTTAGTTATACAAAAATTTCTGAGTGGCAGAGCTGCTCTAAGGGCAGAAATAAATTTCAGTGTTGAAGTTAACCAAATGACAGACCTTAATGTGGCACACTTGACTGGCAAAGAAGGAACTCTGGCccaaaagtaaattaaaaaatataaactgcTATGACATCCTTTTCTTAATTCACTCATGACTATGGTATTCATGATTTTCGGAAGGTCAGAAGGCTGGTGAACTAACTTCACTAactttttcctctgctgctcagGCCATACTGCTCGGGTCCTGCCTGATGAGGGCAGCACAGACTAAACTACTGGTCTGTGTGGCGTCCAGTTGGAAAGCTCTTCACATCGTGCATGTGGAGGGACGATACTGCATCACACATAAAGAAAATCAATCACACAAGACCCGAGTCTTTAGTTCAAAACTATGTTCTCAGTCATTCAGAACAGTTCACCCTAAATACCATCATACATATCATGTCTTGATTAATGGCACAGAAGCTCAGTTTCCATGCACATTACAAATATATTTTGCAGTCACATTACAAGGATAACatcgataaaaaaaaatggcatcagACCTATTTGTTTATCAGTGTTACTTACTAGAAATAGTATAGCAGCTTCTCCAAAATCGAGCAAATTGACTTACAGATGCAAACTGTCTGCATGAGTAGGAGTTGTTATTAAATGCGACTGCTGTTCTGGTTCATTCTCTTACTCTTGCTTCTTGAGCTAAACTGTCATTGACTCTTGCCAGTGTCACTAACATATTTCTGTCCACGAGTGGTGCTTTCAATTTGTAAAAAGTTAGTAAAAAATCTTGTCAAGCCAAAAGGCCAGAGCCTCCTGTCTTGAGCCCATGCACACTACAAGAGTCTGAGCATCAAAATCATCTACTGTGACGCAGCCTTGAGTCCAAGAAAGAAGGAGGTTGTTTGGCTCGGCTCACTGAGGTTTAACTAAAGCAGTACGATtatcagagcagctctgccactgagaaatgtttatttaactAAAACTCCAGTCTGCTAGATTAAGGTTGATGTTTGGTACTGTGATGTCCttttatgtgttgtgtgtgtgtttctgttactCTGCAGTGTGCTCATGTATATATCTGACTTCGGTAATGTTGTAGGTCAGCCCTCGAGACATTCTCCCTAGCTGTGCTGCTGACGTCTTTAACCACACTGAGGTGTCTCTGTGTCCTCGGTCCCAACGTCCAGGCCTGGATACGAGTGTTCAGCCGCCATGGGTCAGCCctcaatctttctctctctcctacatAGTGTCTTCATCACTGTCCAGCTTCTCCTCTTTAACTTTCTTTTTGATTTCAGTGGCCCATCTCTCAATTGTTTCATGTATTTTGGCGCCCCTTAAGTGAATGTTAAtgtaaatgttgttgttttcagggCTATGTCAGTGTGGGACACTTCTCTACAGATTACAGTTGCCTGCACAGTGGTAGGCGCCTGGGTGGGAGCCTTCCCTATACCTCTGGACTGGGACAGGCCTTGgcaggtcagcacacacacacacacacacacacatacctcaaacacacacatgcatgcacacaagtgGAAACCCTGTCTTTCCCTGGTATTGTCCATTTTAGCCTTGTTTTCTAACAGGGGATATTTATCCTGATTGAAGGTTTAGCAGTGCAGTTGAAATGCATACAGAGTATAGCCACCTCTTTCTGTGGCCACCTAACAGATGAGTTAAAGGCTGACAGATACACTGACACTATGAAGTACTGAGCTGCAGTCCTTTTTGCACAACCTATGTACAGATTGCCTCAAGGCTTAAAAATCCCTCTTTAATCTGAAACAGCATTATAAACAGAGATAAATGCTGTTGGAAACCAAAATGAATAAGAGTGTCTGCATGAAACTGCAGTTCAAAAGTTCAGTTTGGAACCTGTGAGCAGTTTCAAAAAAGATAGGGCCTTTATTGTTGCTaccatcaaaaaaaaacaagaaaaaacaaatggcCTGCATGTGGTGACCATATCTGGTGTCTAACAGGGCCGAATACATTTCGACCAAATCAGAGCAGCAGGTATCGTTTTTATGGTGTCCCTCCCCTGCgttcacaaaaatgtgaatgttttgcATAAATGTGCACACTGAGGAAAAAACGACTCCCTTGGAACGGCAACAACTCTTTCATGCTTTAAGACACAGAGTTAATATTAATAGCATCCATGTGTTATGAGAGGACAAGTATGATGAGAGAAATATTGGCCACTTAATGCATTAATTAGCCTAATTACCTCATTAGTGTAACTACTTATGTTTATTATATAGCAGCAATTATTGCAGAACATTAAGCAGCTCAGGTGGCCTCctgtttccctcctcctctctccttctttatCTCTGCTGCATAAATTAAGTTAAGGAATGAAGGGACTGTggctttcagctgctcagtctgtttCGTGGATCGAGAAAGGAGTCCGGTGCACTGTTTGGCAGCTTTGAGGCTCACCTGCCATGTTGCCTCCTGTAGGTGTGGCCTGTTTCCTGCAGCCTGGGCTCTGTGATCGGCTTCCTGACCGGGCTTGTCGCTGCTCCTGCGTGGATCCACTACCATCGCAAACAACTCACTTACAAGTGCAAGTGATGGacagcagtgtgtatgtgtgcgtgggtgtgttgGTATGACTGTAACATCAAGGCTATGTCTTGTACTCCTGCATATATTCCTTTGACTTTTTACTGATTATTTATTGGGAGCATTTAAGTCCCTTTGCCTGCCAATAAGAGAGATGATTTTCTAATAACACAAGAACTTTGAGCAATATTATTTTGTACGCATGAAGGCTGAAGATGTTCCTGAAACTTTTCAACACAAATAAAAGTGTTAGTTCTGTAACAGTCTGTTCTTTTTGGAGTCTGGGGTTGATGCTGTGAACTAATGTGTGCTTAACtggtaataagaaaaaaagacagctcCCATAAACTGTTAAGGGCTTATAGGTCTAATATTCCCCTTAGATTATAAATTACTTTGGAGTGTGTCTTCTTATTGAATCCAAAAATGCTAATAACCTGTAGGTGGTGCTGTAggatctgtgagtgtgtgtgtgtgtgggtgtgggtgagaGAGTTTAAATGAAAAGGATAGATCAAGCCTTACACTCATTTGCAGTACAAAGTAATCAGGATTACGATGTAGCAGAAACTCCATTTATTGAAGTAGTGGCAAGGGAAAGTTCAAGGGTTGGAGGCACCGATGGAGAAGTAAGAGAGAATGCAaagtaggcacacacacacacacacacacatacagtacatcctGCACCTTAAGCTGACTACTGATGAATACTGCTCCTTTTTAAACAACCATTAATCTCACTCAAACTCCATCTCACCACTCTCCTTCCCCTCTTCCCCGCTCATTCTCATTCCACCTTTTCACCTGAGGCAACCatattgatttcattttaaggACATTAATTCTCTCCCCTCATGCCTCCCACGTCTCTTGTTCTCCCTCACAGCCAGCACCCCCAAATGAAACGTACATCTCTGCATTGCTGTGTTAGATTGCAAGTAAATGAGGGAGAGATGCTGTTTGCAGACAGTCTCACCCCCGGTCTCTCAGACACTTGTAATACAATACACCTCCGATAATCAcattgcagagaaaaaaaaaaaacaaggcagactTGCAATAATTTCTTCAGCGTTATCTGTCTGAAATTTACTAGTGTCAGATATTGTTGGGATTGTGGGGTATTGTCGGCGCAAAAGCCAGAGGCGAagctgttcattttcttttgtgttttgacgCTTTGGCAACATGAGTCTGAGAAAAACAACCtcaaggagaggagggggggtgcgGTGGTGGTTCAgacacaggaggacagagaattTGAAAGCCCTTTTTTTGTACACAAGAAGTGGATTTCCAATCAGCACACTACTCATGCTTcaatcgctctctccctctctctcgccttaGTCTCAGGGAGTCTGACCCCATGCTGTTACCCCTACCGTGCCTTTTCTATTTTACACCTCAAGTCCTGTAGCTCATTACCTGTGAAGAGCAGAGGAAGTGGAGGGCCTGAGGAAAGAGCGAGGCCGTGATATTACTGACTTCACCCCCTGGCTCACGGATGACGCAAATGTAACCCCCCATTTCTTCTAGCATGTGAAAACGGACACAGTTCATATGTGTCACTGCACTGGGCATGTTCCAGCTTGCAATGCACAAATGTCTCTTTGTTCCCCTTGAGgtccgtgtgtgtgttattgatgTATTATGAGGCTATAAGCCGGGATGGAGCTGTTATTGTTCCTCTGGCCAATTCCACAAAGCCattcgctctctctgtctttctctctcgctctctcttgctctctcacacacacacacacaaaagcaacaaCTTCACAAATTGCGCTCCTCGTTCAATCTCAGagaactttatttattcattatttgttCTCTGGCTGTGCTATTGTAGCGGGGCACTGTGATGAGAGGTAATTTGTCACTccactcccctcccctcttGTGTTTCCCTGCAAGGCGGGTGCAGCCTCGTATTTGGGTGTTTGCAGATTTGTtgagtctctttttttcctaaCCGTAACCCCGAGGGGAGGTGAGAGAGATAGTGTTGTACCCCAAATTAAACTGCATCTTCTGATGCTACGTTTAAATGAGTCCATTAGAGGGGGATCTGTGTGGGAAGGTGGTATGATGGGATAGATGAGCGTCTCGTATTGCAGACGTGAGGAGCTTTCCCTTGGTATTGCTGAGGGAGAATGTGTAAACACGAGCTCTAATAGAGGGATTAAAATTTCATGACAATTTTTCTTCTGGTCtgtcacacatatacacacaccccctctccccctcgTCGCCCATCCTCCATAACAGCCTTCTTCTCACCCTCTCACTTCCCTCACTGCCGCTCCCCCAGGTGCtacatgttattttttcttcctcctttccctttTGCTCCTTTTCCTGTCACTTGGTTCACCTCCTCTTGAACACACTCCATCCGGTGCGTTCACACGTTCCCCTTTGAGGAGCGAGGTGCGCTTTGTTAACAGTTGGAGTGCTGTGCTATTGAGTGGTATGCATGCTAACGAAGAGCACTCCAGTCTCTAGTGCTGGGTCTGAGAGCAAGAACAAAAGGGCCCTTTTTATTTAGGGAAGCTCAAGTAGGTTGTCATAATGCACTCTGTGACTCAGGGAGGGACATAGAAGGAAAACAGGCATAAGGTATAATACAAAGATGATTATGTGCATCCTGTTACATCAagaattgtgtgtgtatacaaaagGATTGTGTTTTTTCTCGGGGAAGCTCAAGTGGGAAGTTGTGACTGACTCAGTAATTGTGCGAGAGTGATGGAAATAAGGCATTCTTTATCAAAACAGATGCAcaatacagaaaacaacaagGTTCAACTGGACACAATTCAAGGAAAGTGATGAGTTTCAAGAGCTGAGTTAGTGAGACTCAAGGAATCAAAATTGGGAATGTTTTGGGGCCAAATATTTGTCATAATTAGGCATCTTGGGCAGGCTTATTTATTACAGTGCTGCCAATGTCAAAATCCTGGAGAAGTCATTAATTTTAAAGGTCCGGGAAAGTGAAAAttatgagagagagaatttaAATTTACCTAAAATTTGTAACAGagttcaaaatatcaaaatattcaATTGAtaatttgtaaagaaaaatatatgttaAATGAACCCATTGCTGAAAATAATGCAGATTTTCAGTTTCCAGGACCCTTAAAGCTGCAACATTGCAGGGTTTTCCTCAGGATGAGAGGTGCTGATGCAAGACGCCCAGAGAGCTGAGGCACCTTGGTAAGTGTGTTACATTAACccattaatattaaaattagAAATGTGTTAAATGAGCTCATtgctaaataaaatgcatattttcAGTTGCCAAGACCTTTCCAGCTGCAGCTGCGTCAGCATTGCAAGGTTTTGCTCAGGATGGGAAGTGCTGATGTGAGAGGTCCGGAGAGCTGAAGCATATTGATAACTGAAGGTGCTAAATTTTAgatgtatttcatttttctcaaaTCCAGACTTTAAAGGACCTGCAACCCTCGACAAAAAATACAGAGTTTTAGAGGCATAACTTTGAGAATAAAGACCAGGTATTTGCATCTGCACCACAGAACTCACAAGCCACAACAACCCTGCACACTGCGGCATAGCTGAGGCATATTGATAAATTGGGCTGCTggatttcattttatgtttcagtGATTTCTAAAGTCTGCAGGAACCCTGCGCTAAAGAGGGAAGTTTCAGAGGATTTACTCCGACAATAGAGGCCGAGTGTTTGCATCTGTGCCACAGAACTGATTTCCTTAGTGGTGGTCAGATCCAATCAGAAGCCACAACAACCCTCCGTACAACCATTATGTGTATACTCTGCAGCATGTAAGccctttgagtgtgtgtgtgtgtgtgtgagagactacAAGTGGTGGAGCTCTGTTAATCAGTTAATCAGCAGACACCTCTGCTAAGGCAATTGCTGTAAGTGTTCGCCTGAGAGCGTCACGTGATCTCGGCCCCTCGCTGTGTAATCAGAAAAACACCCAGGAGGCCTCGTACACATTACAATAATCTGCAGAGAACAGGCAGGGACTGAGATTACCAGCAGAATCCTTTCAGTCTTTTAGCAGCTTGATGTGGGATTGCCAGCATGTCTGTCTGGAacaatctccctctctccaacacacacacacacacacacacacacacacacacacacacacacacacacagaatctgaCATCACACCAGGGCCCACACACGCTCAAGAGACAGTTTTTGAGCCAAGTGAGCAGCAGCTATGTTCCAGACGGGGTGTCTCtatcatgctctctctctctctcacacacacacacacataatatagTTATTACCATGCTAGTGAAGTTAATCTACAGCCCGTTGAAAGCTGTGATCTTAAATAATCTTTACATCTCTCTTCTATTTTAACATCTATAAGAGCTGACAGAGATGACGCAGTTCTCCTATAGACACTTTTGTGTGCTGTATGTTGTTGGTGTGTTGCTGCTACTGGCCGTCCTCCAGGTTTGTTCGATTTCAGCTGCATTACTGTTGCTAGGCATTGCATGATGGCACAACTTGTTTCAGTGATTTATACCCACAGATATGAACTTGAAGCCTTGACAGACCACGACAAGGACTCAAAGTATAGTTTAccatttttattctattattcttCTGGAAATTTATTAacttagaattttttttaacaaagagGACAGACATAGAGTTATCATCTGTGTGATTTTCTGACATTGGTAAAAATTCACTGCAAATCCTCTATCATCGTTGTCATTCCTAAGAAGAGTTTTGAGTCTTGCCGCGGTGGCGTGGCGAGGGGAAGAGTGACGATGTTCCGTCGATGTTTGGGTGATGCAGTGGTGATGTGTAGCATGGAAGTGTTAAAGCTGCATCTGTTGTTCCTGGGCTCCCCTGGCAGTGGTTACTTGTTGCTGGGTTGGGCTGCGATGTACAGAGCCACGAGGCAGTAGAGAGCGCCCCCTACAGTCAGCGCCATGGTGGTGCGGTACAGTAGCCTGTCAGGGACGCCGCCCTTCAAATGGACGGGGATACCGTCTGACGTCTGAGAGAAGACAGGATGGAAAAGGAAGGCGGGTGAGGGAAGATGTGATGGGGGAGGTGGAAAAGAGCAAAGGAAGTTGTAACAGAAAAATCACCATGACAGGCGTTTTTGGCATATTCTTAGCCATCTGTGGTATAAGACTGTGCCCACTAAATTGAATTACTTGTTTCAGAACAGTACTATTATTTCCTTGCCTCTGTGCCCACTatactctgttttttgtttttttttgttattttttgctcCCTTGTGGCACATTGACAAGAAGATTCACTTTATGAGCAGACCTGCACGATGGCACGAATTTTCTCTCCTCAAAACTGTGTGATGAAATGGAGTGAAAGGGACACAGTGTTTTctacagttttctttttcaggaAAAAAGGGGCCCTAAAATTGTTGCTTGAAAATCTGTCATGCTGGGGCTCTATTTAGTTTGAgctaaatgaaatattttctccaACATGCAATTTGTCTCGGAAGTCGTGATTTCTGCTCTGCTCCAGGATTCAATTCATTGCTTTCTCACGAGGTGACTGCAACACTTTTTCCtccaatgaaaaatgaaagctgtCTCTTGCAATTCTAGAAAATAAATGCAGCAGTCAATACTGTGATTTCCATTTATTTGAGAAATTGCAAAGCCCAAGTTCAAAGTTTCTAATTACTTCTCTCTGCCCCTACCTCGTGGTGGAGTTTGAGAAGGAATGTGGGATGTGACTAAGAacggagaaagagggaaataaacacatcatcaaCTAACAGCTAGAAAACCTTGACTAGCAAAGTCATGAACCGTcactttgagtttttctttgaTTCTAGCTAACTGAACACTGTGTACCTTTGTCATGGTTAACGATGACACACGTACTTTTGGGAGTCCAATTATTTAAACTGGCTCTCGGCGTTACCTGGAATAGTCTCTGGAGGTCGGGCACCCTGTTGGCTCCCAAGTACTCAACTGTGGCCCCAGCTTCTGACACCACCTTGGTGGGTGTGGCAAAAATCATGGTTGGGGACTCCGTCGGCACACCTGGTCTCAGGCCCTGAACATAACACACAAACCACTCGCtggtcacaaacacacagtatgaTCTAATTTCAGTGATACACAGTATGAGCTAGGACTGGGTGATACAtcaatatacactatattgtcaaaagtattcactcagctatccaaatcactgaattcaggtgttctaatcacttccatggccacaggtgtataaaatcaagcacctaggcatgcagactacttctacaaacatttgtgaaagaatgggtcgctctcaggagctcagtgaattccagcatggtacCATGATAGGATGCCACTTGTGAAATaagtccagtcgtgaaatttcccgcttctaaatattccacaatcaactactagtggtactataacaaagtggaacgacagcaactcagccacgaagtggtaggccacgtaaaatcacagagtGGGGTCAGCGCatgctgaggcgcatagtgcgcagagggtTAGgttaaacacactcctaaaccttgtggaaagccttcctagaagagttgaagctgttatagctgcaaagggtgggCCGACAttatattaaatcctatggtttaagaatgggatgtcactcacgttcatatgcgtgtgaaggcagatgagcgaatacttttggcaatatagtgtatatcaaTATCTTGCtataagactagatattgtcttgGGCTTTTGGATGCTGTAATAACGTGATCCTGGTTTTcaaggctgcattacaataaaggcATAcacttttctgaacttattacaCTGTTCTagccattttattatttacttggtcatcatatccacattactaataattGTTTTTCAAAAGTCACGTGTATAAAGATCTTATGAAAGTGCCAATAGTCTACGATATCGATCCCTACGCTATCGTAACAAGGTCAACACTGAAAGAAATCATGATACTGTatctgattttgtccatgtcgcCTGGCCCTATTACGAGCATGTGACAAGTCAATGCAATTACCCAGTTCAACCCGCTGTAGCATCAAATACAAGTGATGACCGAAGGAGTGCTTGATTTATCTAAAACATCAAGTTTTGCGGCCACTTGAGGGACTGTTTAAGTGTCTGTTAAAATTAATGAACAGCACCTGAAGTAGTTGAACCCTGGAAACTACATTAACATCGAGGCCTATTTTTGTCAAAAG
This genomic interval from Myripristis murdjan chromosome 19, fMyrMur1.1, whole genome shotgun sequence contains the following:
- the pigf gene encoding phosphatidylinositol-glycan biosynthesis class F protein encodes the protein MWDHEIKAMASSHALIASSLFLATVVPAVLVQGFSVYGTHLLWLYSVSGTVSLVNISVFWLLGVSPPTKKHSLGYKLSRLFRSCIYFLLSCLFYHTVVVLYGAPLIESALETFSLAVLLTSLTTLRCLCVLGPNVQAWIRVFSRHGAMSVWDTSLQITVACTVVGAWVGAFPIPLDWDRPWQVWPVSCSLGSVIGFLTGLVAAPAWIHYHRKQLTYKCK
- the cox7a2l gene encoding cytochrome c oxidase subunit 7A2-like, mitochondrial encodes the protein MYYKFSGFTQKLTGSAPTAAYNPQGLRPGVPTESPTMIFATPTKVVSEAGATVEYLGANRVPDLQRLFQTSDGIPVHLKGGVPDRLLYRTTMALTVGGALYCLVALYIAAQPSNK